The sequence below is a genomic window from Streptomyces sp. V1I1.
TTCACCTCCTGCATCTTCTGGTTCTTCGACTCATGGATCGTGATGTCGTCCGAGATGTCGCTTGTGACGGAGGTGAGTTTGTCCGCGCCGCCTCCGCTGTTCTGCACGGTCAGAAACCCGGCCGCCATGTCGTCCCCCACGGGCTGCGGCATGAACGCGCCGCTGACCTTCAACTCCGGCCCGTTGTCGGACGAGGTGGAACAACCCGCCAGCGCCAGCCCCGCGGTCAGGGCTATGACCGAGGCGAGGGCGGGGGTCAGGGCGAGGGCGGGGGTTGTGCGGCGGTTCACGGGTTCTCCCCGCGGACGAGCTTCGGCAGGTCCTTGGCGTAGTCGTCCACTGTCGTGTCCTCGCCGTACAGCACATAGCCCTTGTCGGTCTTCGGGGAGAACGCGATGACCTGCGCGCCGTGCATGGAGACGACCGTGCCGTCCTTCTCCTTCTTCGGCGGGTCGATGCCGATGCCCATCTGGCGTGCGCCGGCCTGGATCGTAGAAAAGTCGCCGGTGAGGCCGGTGAACGACGGGTCGCCCGCGCTGGGCAGCCACTTTGCGAGCTCGGCCGGGGTGTCCCGCTCCGGGTCGGTGGTGACGAATACGACCTGGAGCTTGTCCTGGTCGGCCTTGGGGAGCTGCTTCTTGGCGATGGCGAGGTTGCTCATCGTCAGCGGGCAGACGTCGGGGCAGTGCGTGTAGCCGAAGTAGATCAGCGTCGGCCTGCCCTTGGTCCGCTCGCGCAGGTCGTACTTCTTGCCGTGGGTGTCCGTGAGGACGAGGTTCGGCTTGGCGTACGGCTGGTCGAGCAAGGTCGCCGGCCGGTTCGCCTGGGCGGAGATATCAGCGACGGGCCCCTTGGCGGAGTCGTCGCCGCCCGAGCAGGCGGACAGGGTGAGCCCGGCGGCCACGACGAGCGCGGCCGCGGACAAAGTCTTCTTACGCATGGAGAAATGTCCCAAATGTGGTGTACGGACCGTCAGGCGGCGCGTCAGGAGGTGCGGCGGCGTCCGGCCAGGACGCCGAAGGCGACGCCTGCGGCGCCGACGAGGATGCCGACGATGCCCAGGATGCGCGCCGTGCTGTCGCTGCTGTCGTCGGACGCGGCCTCGGTCTTCTCGTCCTCGTCGTGCCCGGCGTTCTTGGCGTCCTTGCCGTCCTTGGCGGCCGCGTCCGTGGCGCCGCCGCCGTGGTGATCGTCGGTGGCCGCAGACAGCTTCAGGACCGGCGCGGGGGACTCGGGCTCCTCAGCGCCCTCCTTGGTCTCCTCGATCCAGCGCACGACCTCCTTGTTGTCGTACGTCTGGATCGCCTTGAACACCAACTGGTCGGTGTCCTCGGGCAGCCGCCCGAGCGAGACAGGGAACTGCTGGAACTGGCCAGGGGCGATCTTGGAACCGTCCGCGGTCCAGGTGACCTTGGAGACCGCCTCGGTGATCTGCTTGCCGTGCACCTCGAGCGGCTTGGCCAGCTTCGACTTGGTGACCTCGACCTTCCAGCCGGGCACGGGCTGCGGCATCACGGACGACAGCGGGTGGTCGGTGGGGACGGTGACTTCGAGCTTCACGGTCGAGGCGTTGTCGCGCTCGTTGGGGACCTTGAAGTTGACCGTCGCGTAGCCGCCCTTGGCGGCTTCGCCCTGCGGTTGCACGCTGACGTGCGCGAAGGCGGTGCCGGACAGGATCAGCACGGAGGAGGCGGCGATACCGGTCGCGACAGCGATGCGGGAAACGTTCATGGCAGAGGACACTCCACAGTTCATGGGAGGCGGATGTGCGCCGCGCACACAGGGGTGCGCCGGCACCGCGGCCGCCACTCCCGTCGAGTGGGCCGCGTCAGGCTGCGAGAGCGAGGTCCGCGGGAGGCCCGCGCCTGATCACCGTGTGCTGGAGCGCCTCCCCGGCGGCCGGCGCGGGAGGGTCGCACGACGTCCGGGGAGCGCGCGGATCCACCGTGGGCGCCCCCGAGAGACCGGCTCGCAGCGCCCGTACGAGAGTGAGCGCGGCGCGCAGCGAACGCAGCCACGCCGTCTGGGCCACCTCATGGGCCGAGTCCGCCGACAGCCGGGTCAGCCGTACGAGCGCGAGATCCCCGCGCCGCAGCAGCCAGCCGGTCGCGAGCGCGGCCAGCAGATGCCCGAGCAGCATGGGGAGGCTGGGCAGCAGCTGAGGCGAAGCGGCGACGGTCTGCGCCATATGGTCGTGGGTGCCGTGCCCCGGCGGGGTGATGCCCGCGGTGGTGACGATCCGCCGGGCGTCCGCGGGGCTCAGCGACGCTGCGCCCGCCCCGCACACCAGCTTCGCGGCCATTCTGATCAGCGCGTCGTCGGCCGTCGGGGTCAGC
It includes:
- a CDS encoding YcnI family protein; the encoded protein is MNVSRIAVATGIAASSVLILSGTAFAHVSVQPQGEAAKGGYATVNFKVPNERDNASTVKLEVTVPTDHPLSSVMPQPVPGWKVEVTKSKLAKPLEVHGKQITEAVSKVTWTADGSKIAPGQFQQFPVSLGRLPEDTDQLVFKAIQTYDNKEVVRWIEETKEGAEEPESPAPVLKLSAATDDHHGGGATDAAAKDGKDAKNAGHDEDEKTEAASDDSSDSTARILGIVGILVGAAGVAFGVLAGRRRTS
- a CDS encoding SCO family protein, which gives rise to MRKKTLSAAALVVAAGLTLSACSGGDDSAKGPVADISAQANRPATLLDQPYAKPNLVLTDTHGKKYDLRERTKGRPTLIYFGYTHCPDVCPLTMSNLAIAKKQLPKADQDKLQVVFVTTDPERDTPAELAKWLPSAGDPSFTGLTGDFSTIQAGARQMGIGIDPPKKEKDGTVVSMHGAQVIAFSPKTDKGYVLYGEDTTVDDYAKDLPKLVRGENP
- a CDS encoding copper chaperone PCu(A)C — protein: MNRRTTPALALTPALASVIALTAGLALAGCSTSSDNGPELKVSGAFMPQPVGDDMAAGFLTVQNSGGGADKLTSVTSDISDDITIHESKNQKMQEVKAFDVPADGELDLERGGNHIMFMKLKQKPKQGEEVAVELRFEKSGPIKVELPVKEPTYNPMKH